In Rutidosis leptorrhynchoides isolate AG116_Rl617_1_P2 chromosome 2, CSIRO_AGI_Rlap_v1, whole genome shotgun sequence, one genomic interval encodes:
- the LOC139894055 gene encoding uncharacterized protein, translating into MLLQDQIGIPACFSAEDSSVTKSSQSVFMSVYMTKIGDQCSLITVTWCKNLMLHGLSVSIDGQETEDASRSESSYPPLNTCKVELKPWNFWRKQGSKSFLVDGKSLGLFWDLKNAKFHGETEPISEYYVAVVFGDEVVLVLGDMKKNAYRKTGCRPSLIDPILISRKEHVFGKKKFQTRVKFNEKGKFHDICIECKNRNIGNTVDDQEMEIRIDGDLMIHVKHLQWKFRGNELIHLNKIKIEVYWDVHDWLFSPGLRNALFVIKPTSSLATFPSPLSQSPAAVCGSVEGLYPGLSCMFCLFLYAWKIE; encoded by the exons ATGTTATTACAAGACCAAATTGGAATCCCAGCTTGTTTTTCAGCCGAAGACTCGAGTGTAACAAAATCTAGCCAAAGTGTCTTCATGTCCGTTTACATGACCAAAATCGGTGATCAATGTAGTTTGATCACCGTCACTTGGTGCAAAAACCTCATGCTTCATGGTTTATCGGTTTCCATAGATGGGCAGGAAACCGAAGACGCTAGCAGGAGTGAATCTTCAT ATCCGCCGCTAAACACATGCAAAGTTGAGCTGAAGCCATGGAACTTTTGGAGAAAACAAGGATCGAAAAGCTTTCTGGTAGATGGGAAATCACTAGGCCTTTTTTGGGACCTTAAAAACGCGAAATTTCATGGTGAAACAGAGCCGATATCAGAGTATTATGTTGCAGTTGTTTTTGGTGATGAAGTGGTGCTTGTTCTAGGTGACATGAAAAAGAATGCTTATAGAAAAACAGGTTGTAGGCCTTCATTGATCGATCCGATTTTAATTTCGCGTAAGGAGCATGTTTTTGGGAAGAAAAAATTTCAAACACGAGTTAAATTCAATGAAAAAGGAAAATTTCATGATATTTGTATTGAGTGCAAAAACAGAAACATTGGAAATACAGTTGATGATCAAGAAATGGAGATAAGAATTGATGGTGATTTGATGATCCATGTAAAACATCTTCAATGGAAATTTAGAGGCAATGAATTGATTCATCTTAATAAAATCAAGATTGAAGTTTATTGGGATGTTCATGATTGGCTTTTTAGTCCTGGTTTAAGGAATGCATTGTTCGTCATTAAACCGACGTCATCTCTGGCCACTTTTCCGTCACCACTGTCACAATCTCCGGCAGCGGTTTGTGGTTCAGTTGAAGGGTTATATCCCGGTTTAAGTTGTATGTTTTGCCTGTTTCTTTATGCTTGGAAGATTGAGTAA